The following are encoded together in the Actinoplanes sp. N902-109 genome:
- a CDS encoding MauE/DoxX family redox-associated membrane protein, protein MTTGLGARRATVLPWVSTVARLGLAVVWLVAGGLKVGDLAAAGRAVSAYQIFPYEVAKAIGAAQPFLELALGLLLLVGLAVRLSAGISAVLLVVFIAGIISAWARGLQIDCGCFSSGGELGAGVDPAYGWDVARDIGFLLLSGVLLWWPRSRFSIDSVLMGDEL, encoded by the coding sequence ATGACAACCGGGCTGGGCGCCCGCAGGGCCACGGTGCTGCCGTGGGTGTCGACCGTTGCGCGACTCGGGCTGGCCGTCGTGTGGCTGGTCGCCGGTGGCCTCAAGGTCGGTGACCTGGCCGCTGCCGGGCGGGCCGTGAGCGCGTACCAGATCTTCCCGTACGAGGTGGCCAAGGCGATCGGGGCCGCGCAGCCGTTCCTGGAACTCGCGCTGGGGCTGCTGTTGCTGGTGGGACTGGCCGTGCGGCTCAGCGCCGGCATCTCGGCGGTGCTGCTGGTCGTCTTCATCGCCGGGATCATCTCGGCGTGGGCGCGCGGCCTGCAGATCGACTGCGGGTGCTTCAGCTCCGGCGGCGAGCTGGGGGCGGGCGTGGATCCGGCGTACGGGTGGGATGTCGCGCGGGACATCGGTTTCCTGCTGCTCTCCGGGGTCCTGCTGTGGTGGCCCCGGTCCCGATTCTCGATCGACAGCGTTCTGATGGGGGACGAGCTGTGA
- a CDS encoding thioredoxin domain-containing protein: MSKATKERTQAKRIVQQQRAKERQRRITIWTSVAVVAVLVIAGLVGWGIAAGQENDKTAGLVTPSVAVDDGTAFAVGTGPVTVDVYEDFMCPHCEEFETAAGSTIDQLVAANKVTVRYHPIAILDGASSTQYSTRSAAASAAAAVGGKFSEYHKALFANQPAEGSAGLDDAKLVELGKSAGLGDDFAKAVDDGTYKAWATKATDTAAARGVTSTPTVRVAGKALDAPTAAALTAAVDAAAG, translated from the coding sequence GTGAGCAAGGCTACGAAGGAACGGACCCAGGCCAAGCGCATCGTGCAGCAGCAGCGCGCGAAGGAGCGGCAGCGCCGGATCACCATCTGGACCAGCGTCGCGGTGGTGGCCGTGCTGGTCATCGCCGGGCTGGTGGGCTGGGGCATCGCGGCCGGCCAGGAGAACGACAAGACCGCCGGCCTGGTCACCCCGAGCGTCGCGGTGGACGACGGGACGGCGTTCGCGGTGGGCACCGGGCCGGTCACGGTCGACGTGTACGAGGACTTCATGTGCCCGCACTGCGAGGAGTTCGAGACCGCGGCGGGCAGCACGATCGACCAGCTGGTGGCCGCGAACAAGGTGACCGTGCGGTACCACCCGATCGCGATCCTGGACGGTGCGTCGAGCACGCAGTACTCCACGCGGTCGGCGGCGGCCTCGGCGGCGGCTGCGGTGGGTGGCAAGTTCAGCGAGTACCACAAGGCGTTGTTCGCCAACCAGCCCGCCGAGGGCAGCGCCGGACTCGACGATGCGAAGCTGGTGGAGCTCGGCAAGTCGGCCGGGCTCGGCGACGACTTCGCCAAGGCAGTGGACGACGGGACGTACAAGGCGTGGGCGACCAAGGCCACCGACACCGCGGCCGCACGCGGCGTCACCAGCACACCGACGGTTCGGGTGGCGGGCAAGGCGCTCGACGCCCCGACCGCTGCCGCCCTGACCGCGGCGGTCGACGCGGCCGCCGGCTGA